A stretch of the Halorussus salinus genome encodes the following:
- a CDS encoding APC family permease translates to MATGESEIRGDAEGGDLGLTGAISMALGGMIGGGIYAVLGVVVKVTGALAWLSFVLAGLVALCAGYSYIKLNQLSQPEGASPTYLEWFADSSTLAGMAGWTLLFGYVGSMAMYAYAFGSYAVDMLPMEQVFGLPLRALLSLAIIGVFVGLNLVGVEESGWVEIVLVVLKIAVLVGFVAFGLWFAFANGGETATGGGVELGLGGLGFEPIMAAAMSFVAFQGWQLLMYSQGTIKDHSDTNPTAIYISIPTAVAIYIGVAIVTTSIVGVALVSQRPEVALATAASEFGGSMGHFVIALSALFSTASAINATLFTSAQFSDRLIENELLPQQLDPKSPDEFEEGDHLPKRIIVLLGLLTAAFTVVGSLEGITSFASLTFIVVFGAMSYLALGQRDHEDVSAIPPAVGLVGTVAFLPMMLWHLWSAQRGVFYTVAAITVVAVVVELAYFEIDSLGGKTDDETSVRSD, encoded by the coding sequence ATGGCTACTGGCGAATCCGAAATCAGGGGCGACGCCGAGGGCGGGGACCTCGGTCTCACCGGGGCGATTTCGATGGCATTGGGTGGGATGATAGGTGGCGGTATCTACGCGGTGCTGGGGGTGGTCGTGAAGGTCACCGGGGCGCTCGCGTGGCTGTCGTTCGTGCTTGCCGGACTGGTCGCGCTCTGTGCCGGGTACTCGTACATCAAACTGAACCAACTGAGCCAGCCCGAGGGCGCGTCGCCGACGTATCTCGAATGGTTCGCCGACAGTTCGACGCTCGCGGGGATGGCTGGCTGGACGCTGTTGTTCGGTTACGTCGGGTCGATGGCGATGTACGCCTACGCGTTCGGGAGCTACGCCGTGGACATGCTCCCGATGGAGCAGGTGTTTGGCCTCCCGTTACGGGCGTTGCTCTCGCTCGCCATCATCGGCGTGTTCGTCGGCCTGAATCTGGTCGGCGTCGAGGAGTCCGGCTGGGTCGAAATCGTGCTGGTGGTACTCAAAATCGCGGTCCTCGTGGGTTTCGTCGCGTTCGGCCTCTGGTTCGCGTTCGCCAACGGCGGCGAGACCGCGACCGGCGGCGGCGTCGAACTCGGCCTCGGCGGACTCGGATTCGAGCCGATTATGGCGGCCGCGATGTCGTTCGTCGCGTTCCAAGGCTGGCAACTGCTGATGTACTCTCAGGGGACGATCAAGGACCACAGCGACACGAACCCGACCGCTATCTACATCTCGATTCCGACCGCGGTGGCCATCTACATCGGGGTCGCAATCGTCACGACCAGCATCGTCGGCGTCGCACTGGTCTCCCAGCGCCCCGAGGTCGCACTGGCAACCGCTGCAAGCGAGTTCGGCGGGTCGATGGGCCACTTCGTCATCGCGCTCTCGGCGCTGTTCTCGACCGCGAGCGCCATCAACGCGACGCTGTTCACCAGCGCGCAGTTCTCCGACCGACTCATCGAGAACGAACTGCTTCCCCAGCAACTCGACCCCAAGTCGCCCGACGAGTTCGAGGAGGGCGACCACCTGCCCAAGCGAATCATCGTTCTCCTCGGCCTGCTGACCGCGGCGTTCACCGTGGTCGGTAGTCTGGAGGGCATCACGTCGTTCGCGTCGCTGACGTTCATCGTCGTGTTCGGCGCGATGAGCTACCTCGCGCTGGGACAGCGCGACCACGAGGACGTGTCGGCGATTCCGCCCGCCGTCGGACTGGTCGGGACGGTCGCCTTCCTGCCGATGATGCTCTGGCACCTCTGGAGCGCCCAGCGGGGCGTCTTCTACACGGTCGCGGCCATCACGGTCGTCGCCGTCGTCGTGGAGTTAGCTTACTTCGAGATAGATTCGCTCGGCGGGAAGACCGACGACGAGACCTCGGTTCGGAGCGACTGA
- a CDS encoding SAM hydrolase/SAM-dependent halogenase family protein, with product MITLASDFGTPYPAAMKGVMLQRTDARLVDVAHDFPRQDVRTAAFWLREVLPYFPSAVHLAVVDPGVGTERAALAIRAGDHALVGPDNGVLLPAARELADRTDATEIEVFEVEYLDPASSTFHGRDVFAPAAAEIHEEGVERFHEREDVVPVGEYEDLRFPDPDIEDGAAVGDGIAVGEVLVVDDFGNAVTNLPGELLGDRESVSVNGESAPVARAYAQLPAGDRLVTVGSHGNVELAVNRGRGDDAFGVAVGNEVRVE from the coding sequence ATGATAACGCTCGCATCCGACTTCGGCACGCCCTACCCCGCCGCGATGAAGGGCGTAATGCTACAGCGAACCGACGCGCGACTGGTGGACGTAGCCCACGACTTCCCGCGACAAGACGTGCGAACCGCCGCGTTCTGGCTTCGAGAGGTCTTGCCCTACTTCCCCTCGGCGGTCCACCTCGCCGTCGTGGACCCCGGCGTCGGCACCGAACGCGCCGCGCTGGCGATTCGAGCGGGCGACCACGCGCTCGTCGGACCGGACAACGGGGTTCTCCTCCCGGCGGCCCGCGAGTTGGCCGACCGCACCGACGCGACCGAAATCGAGGTCTTCGAGGTCGAGTATCTGGACCCCGCGAGTTCCACGTTCCACGGCCGCGACGTGTTCGCGCCCGCCGCCGCCGAGATTCACGAGGAGGGCGTCGAACGGTTCCACGAGCGCGAGGACGTGGTGCCCGTCGGCGAGTACGAGGACCTCCGGTTCCCCGACCCGGACATCGAGGACGGGGCCGCGGTCGGCGACGGCATCGCGGTCGGCGAGGTGCTGGTCGTGGACGACTTTGGCAACGCCGTCACCAACCTCCCCGGCGAGCTGCTGGGCGACCGCGAGTCGGTGTCGGTGAACGGCGAGTCGGCACCGGTCGCGCGAGCCTACGCACAACTGCCCGCTGGCGACCGACTCGTCACGGTCGGGAGTCACGGCAACGTCGAGTTGGCGGTCAACCGCGGCCGCGGTGACGACGCCTTCGGCGTTGCCGTCGGCAACGAGGTGCGAGTCGAGTAA
- a CDS encoding nicotinamide-nucleotide adenylyltransferase has protein sequence MTRGFYIGRFQPYHNGHHNVVQRIAEEVDELVLGIGSAGDSHTRHDPFTAGERIMMITKSLVDSDLVTYAVPIEDLDRNSVWVSHVQSMSPDFDVAYSNNPLVIRLFEEAGVEVRQSPMYDRHVLEGTEVRDRMIAGDDWESLVPDAVVEVVEETGGLDRIQRVSDSDSNGK, from the coding sequence ATGACTCGCGGGTTCTACATCGGTCGGTTCCAACCCTACCACAACGGCCACCACAACGTGGTCCAGCGCATCGCCGAGGAGGTAGACGAACTCGTCCTCGGCATCGGGAGTGCGGGCGACTCCCACACTCGACACGACCCCTTCACGGCGGGCGAGCGCATCATGATGATAACGAAGTCGCTCGTGGACTCGGACCTCGTGACCTACGCGGTTCCCATCGAGGACTTGGACCGCAACTCGGTGTGGGTCAGCCACGTCCAGAGCATGAGTCCGGACTTCGACGTGGCGTACTCGAACAACCCGCTGGTTATCCGCCTGTTCGAGGAGGCCGGGGTCGAGGTGCGCCAGTCGCCGATGTACGACCGTCACGTCTTGGAGGGTACCGAAGTTCGGGACCGGATGATAGCGGGCGACGACTGGGAGTCGCTGGTTCCGGACGCCGTGGTCGAGGTCGTCGAGGAGACCGGCGGTCTGGACCGGATTCAGCGCGTGAGCGACTCGGACAGCAACGGAAAGTGA
- the lonB gene encoding ATP-dependent protease LonB — MSKDTDNEAPPQEQTSEQGGSAFEDLGSDVEPDIADDEAVEEDLLGGLDIETTEEIDIPDRLVDQVIGQDHARDVVQKAAKQRRHVMMIGTPGTGKSMLAKAMSELLPKEDLQDVLVYHNPDDGNEPKVRTVPAGKGEQIIEAHKEEARKRNQMRSFLMWVIIAIVVGYALLIATRPLLGILAAGVIYLAFRYGSRGNDAMIPNLLVNHADQTTAPFEDATGAHAGALLGDVRHDPFQSGGMETPSHDRVEPGAIHKANKGVLFVDEINTLDIRSQQKLMTAIQEGEFSITGQSERSSGAMVQTEPVPCDFIMIAAGNMDAMENMHPALRSRIKGYGYEVYMDDTIDDTPEMRRKYTRFIAQEVEKDGRLPHFDEEAVEEVILEAQRRSGRKDHLTLKLRDLGGLVRVAGDIARAANKDQTEREDVLQAKRRSRSIEQQVADDYIERRKDYELTVNQGEVVGRVNGLAVMGEDSGIVLPVMAEVTPSQGPGEVIATGQLKEMAQEAVQNVSAIIKKFSDEDITEKDVHIQFVQAGQQGVDGDSASITVATAVISALEDIPVGQDLAMTGSLSVRGDVLPVGGVTHKIEAAAKAGLDRVIIPAANEDDVMIEEEYEEQIEIIPVSHISEVLEVALEGEAEKDSLVDRLKNITGSALERQVGRQGTGSPSPQ, encoded by the coding sequence ATGAGCAAGGACACCGATAACGAGGCTCCGCCGCAGGAGCAAACGTCCGAGCAGGGGGGCTCGGCGTTCGAAGACCTCGGCAGCGATGTCGAACCCGACATCGCGGACGACGAAGCCGTCGAGGAGGACCTGCTGGGCGGGCTTGACATCGAGACCACCGAAGAGATAGACATTCCCGACCGACTGGTGGATCAGGTCATCGGTCAGGACCACGCCCGTGACGTGGTCCAGAAGGCGGCGAAACAGCGCCGCCACGTGATGATGATCGGCACGCCCGGCACGGGGAAGTCGATGCTGGCGAAGGCGATGAGCGAACTCCTCCCCAAGGAGGACTTGCAGGACGTGCTCGTCTACCACAACCCCGACGACGGCAACGAACCCAAGGTTCGGACCGTCCCGGCGGGGAAAGGCGAGCAGATTATCGAGGCCCACAAGGAGGAGGCCCGCAAGCGCAACCAGATGCGCTCGTTCTTGATGTGGGTCATCATCGCCATCGTGGTGGGGTACGCGCTCCTCATCGCCACGCGACCGCTGCTCGGCATCCTCGCGGCGGGCGTCATCTACCTCGCGTTCCGCTACGGGTCGCGGGGCAACGACGCGATGATTCCGAACCTGCTGGTCAACCACGCCGACCAGACCACCGCGCCCTTCGAGGACGCGACCGGTGCCCACGCCGGTGCGCTGCTGGGCGACGTTCGCCACGACCCCTTCCAGTCCGGCGGGATGGAGACCCCGAGCCACGACCGCGTGGAGCCGGGTGCCATCCACAAGGCCAACAAGGGCGTGCTGTTCGTGGACGAGATCAACACTCTCGACATCCGCAGTCAGCAGAAGCTGATGACCGCGATTCAGGAGGGCGAGTTCTCCATCACGGGCCAGTCCGAGCGCTCCTCGGGCGCGATGGTCCAGACTGAACCCGTCCCCTGTGACTTCATCATGATTGCCGCGGGGAACATGGACGCGATGGAGAACATGCACCCCGCGCTCCGGAGCCGTATCAAGGGGTACGGCTACGAGGTGTACATGGACGACACCATCGACGACACCCCGGAGATGCGCCGGAAGTACACTCGGTTCATCGCCCAAGAGGTCGAGAAGGACGGCCGACTCCCGCACTTCGACGAGGAGGCCGTCGAGGAGGTCATCCTCGAAGCCCAGCGCCGGTCGGGCCGTAAGGACCACCTCACGCTCAAACTGCGCGACCTCGGCGGTCTCGTCCGCGTGGCGGGCGACATCGCTCGCGCCGCGAACAAGGACCAGACCGAGCGCGAGGACGTGCTGCAGGCCAAGCGCCGCAGTCGCTCCATCGAGCAACAGGTCGCCGACGACTACATCGAGCGCCGGAAGGACTACGAACTCACCGTCAATCAGGGCGAGGTCGTCGGCCGCGTCAACGGACTCGCGGTCATGGGCGAGGACTCCGGTATCGTCCTCCCCGTGATGGCCGAAGTGACGCCCTCGCAGGGTCCCGGCGAAGTCATCGCCACGGGGCAACTCAAGGAGATGGCTCAGGAGGCGGTCCAGAACGTCTCGGCCATCATCAAGAAGTTCAGCGACGAGGACATCACCGAGAAGGACGTTCACATCCAGTTCGTCCAAGCTGGCCAACAGGGCGTGGACGGCGACTCGGCGTCCATCACGGTCGCCACGGCCGTCATCTCCGCGTTAGAGGACATCCCGGTCGGACAGGACCTCGCGATGACTGGTTCGCTGTCGGTCCGGGGCGACGTGCTGCCGGTCGGCGGCGTCACGCACAAAATCGAGGCCGCCGCGAAGGCGGGTCTCGACCGCGTCATCATCCCGGCGGCCAACGAGGACGACGTGATGATCGAAGAGGAGTACGAGGAGCAGATCGAGATCATCCCCGTCTCCCACATCAGCGAAGTGCTGGAAGTCGCGCTCGAAGGCGAGGCCGAAAAGGACAGCCTCGTGGACCGCCTGAAGAACATCACCGGGTCGGCTCTCGAACGGCAGGTCGGCCGTCAGGGCACCGGCAGTCCGAGTCCGCAGTAA
- a CDS encoding acyl-CoA synthetase family protein: MDKLGDLVTRERRSDDTALVAPRENRRYDYHRFCTTAWKTGNFWRRRGVHADATVAVADDPEPEVVFSFLGAALLGARTRFGVSDALDARVVAAPSEEVGDYEVAPGCQRVGYGGPPDDPAVAHFERDVWSENPAFPETPVESEAVALVAGDEAFSHADLLGAARAVADDWDLEPGDEVAVRAPLARPGAVVAGVVAPLLAGGAVLLPDGDATGDFAVADGDAPEETVVRPEAVV; this comes from the coding sequence ATGGACAAGTTGGGCGACCTCGTGACCCGCGAGCGGCGGAGCGACGACACCGCCCTCGTCGCGCCGCGCGAGAACCGGCGCTACGACTACCACCGGTTCTGCACGACTGCGTGGAAGACCGGCAACTTCTGGCGGCGACGAGGAGTCCACGCCGACGCCACCGTCGCGGTCGCAGACGACCCCGAACCAGAGGTCGTCTTCTCGTTTCTCGGGGCGGCGCTACTGGGCGCGCGGACGCGGTTTGGCGTCTCGGACGCTCTCGACGCTCGCGTCGTCGCCGCGCCGTCCGAGGAGGTCGGCGACTACGAGGTCGCGCCGGGGTGCCAGCGCGTGGGCTACGGCGGCCCGCCCGACGACCCCGCCGTCGCGCACTTCGAGCGCGACGTGTGGAGCGAGAACCCGGCGTTCCCGGAGACGCCGGTCGAGAGCGAGGCGGTCGCGCTCGTCGCCGGGGACGAGGCGTTCTCCCACGCGGACCTCCTCGGGGCGGCCCGAGCGGTGGCCGACGACTGGGACCTCGAACCCGGCGACGAGGTGGCGGTCCGGGCACCGCTCGCGCGCCCCGGCGCGGTCGTCGCGGGCGTGGTCGCGCCCTTGCTGGCGGGCGGAGCCGTTCTCCTCCCCGACGGCGACGCGACGGGTGATTTCGCGGTCGCGGACGGCGACGCGCCCGAGGAGACCGTCGTTCGACCCGAGGCAGTCGTCTGA
- a CDS encoding aldo/keto reductase: protein MSDDPLAVTPRLGLGTMGIEEADRIASAIDIGYRHLDTAQIYDNEAVVGRGIERASVERGDLSLATKVWADSLAPEEVAASTRESLDRLGVGYVDLLYVHRPIDAYDSDETLPAFDRLRDEGRVRAVGVSNFDAEQVAEAREILDAPLAANQVEMHPLYQQDDLLADAQKNDYTLVAYSPLAQGEVFDVPEIRSVAEKHDVTPAQVSLAWLAGKDEVVPIPRSASDAHLRENLAALDLELDSDDVAAIESIDREEKLFE, encoded by the coding sequence ATGAGCGACGACCCGCTGGCGGTGACGCCGAGGCTCGGACTCGGGACGATGGGTATCGAGGAGGCCGACCGCATCGCGTCGGCGATAGACATCGGCTACCGCCACCTCGACACCGCCCAGATATACGACAACGAGGCGGTCGTCGGCCGAGGTATCGAGCGCGCGTCGGTCGAGCGCGGGGACCTCTCGCTGGCGACGAAGGTGTGGGCCGACAGCCTCGCGCCCGAGGAGGTGGCGGCCAGCACGCGCGAGAGCCTCGACAGGCTCGGGGTCGGTTACGTCGATTTGCTCTACGTCCACCGACCCATCGACGCCTACGACTCCGACGAGACCCTGCCAGCGTTTGACCGCCTGCGCGACGAGGGCCGGGTCCGCGCCGTGGGCGTGAGCAACTTCGACGCCGAGCAGGTGGCCGAGGCCCGCGAGATTCTGGACGCCCCGCTCGCGGCGAATCAGGTCGAGATGCACCCTCTCTACCAGCAGGACGACCTGCTGGCCGACGCCCAGAAAAACGACTATACGCTGGTCGCCTACTCGCCGCTCGCGCAGGGCGAGGTGTTCGACGTACCCGAGATACGCTCTGTCGCCGAGAAACACGACGTGACGCCCGCGCAGGTCAGTCTCGCGTGGCTCGCCGGAAAAGACGAGGTCGTTCCGATTCCCCGGTCGGCCAGCGACGCCCACCTCCGAGAGAACCTCGCGGCGCTCGACCTTGAACTCGATTCGGACGACGTGGCCGCCATCGAGTCGATAGACCGCGAGGAGAAGCTGTTCGAGTGA
- a CDS encoding GNAT family N-acetyltransferase, whose translation MPGVTFARGERVSLHTVERDDAAFYQRGRNHPDVRGPLGLADPTNLAQSEETVEDWVERDDSANLLVCLPPEDPDADPTPIGTVNAWELDRPRGKVSYWLLPEYHGEGYATEAMTLFLDHLFDARSVRGVQAHVFAHNDSSRALLDRLGFALEGTLRQNNFVEGAYRDEHVYGLLRDEWVGAE comes from the coding sequence ATGCCCGGCGTCACTTTTGCGCGCGGCGAGCGCGTCAGCCTCCACACCGTCGAACGCGACGACGCGGCGTTCTACCAGCGCGGCCGCAACCACCCAGATGTCCGCGGTCCCCTCGGGTTGGCCGACCCGACGAACCTCGCGCAGTCCGAGGAGACCGTCGAGGACTGGGTGGAGCGGGACGACAGCGCCAACCTGTTGGTCTGTCTGCCGCCGGAGGACCCCGACGCCGACCCGACTCCCATCGGCACCGTGAACGCGTGGGAACTCGACCGACCTCGTGGGAAAGTCTCTTACTGGCTCCTGCCGGAGTACCACGGCGAGGGGTACGCGACCGAGGCGATGACGCTCTTTCTCGACCACCTCTTCGACGCGCGGTCGGTCCGGGGGGTCCAAGCCCACGTCTTCGCTCACAACGACTCCTCGCGGGCCTTACTCGACCGCCTCGGCTTCGCGCTCGAAGGGACGCTCCGGCAGAACAACTTCGTGGAAGGCGCGTACCGCGACGAACACGTCTACGGACTGCTCCGCGACGAGTGGGTCGGAGCGGAGTGA
- a CDS encoding AMP-binding protein, with protein MDTLEDVDEVVHEPSDEFVESTNVYQFMQEYGIDDYDELIERTTSEVEGVGESGVEWFWDELVEYLGIDFYEEYDTVRDDSKGPQFSEWYEGGELNIAHNVVDRHARPDSENRNKVATIWEGEDGEVREITYHELARQSNKVANALEERGVEAGDSVGLYMPMVPEVVSILYGALKVGAIVVPIFSGFGVDATATRIEDPECKVLFTADGFYRRGDEVFLKDTADEAIDQAGHVEHTIVYERLGYITSDEKSLKWRSRDDSWEEAVETQSDEYDTASMDSNDESMLLYSSGTTGKPKGIVHTHAGALMQAAKEIYFGFDHKPSDRFFWVSDIGWMMGPWTLIGNHALGGTVFMYEGAPDHPEPDRFWEMIDRHGISTFGISPTAIRALRKYGDEYVEKHDLSTLRLLGSTGEPWDPESWMWFYEKVGGSEAPIINISGGTEIMGCFLMPMPIQSLKPCTLGGPGLGMDIDIVDSQGESIADTHERGFLVARDSCPSMTKSLWSGDERYLNEYWSSFEDPPLWDHGDWAQKDEEGFWFLHGRADDAINVAGRKVGPAEVEGALIDHDAVNQAAAVGVPDDTTGQAVVAYVILEDGFEVGDALREELREQVGQELGKPFKPREVLFVSEFPKTQSGKIIRRAIEATYTGEELGDMSSIENPEALDELADAE; from the coding sequence ATGGATACGCTCGAAGACGTAGACGAGGTCGTCCACGAACCCAGCGACGAGTTCGTGGAATCGACCAACGTCTACCAGTTCATGCAGGAGTACGGCATCGACGACTACGACGAGTTGATAGAACGGACGACCTCGGAGGTGGAAGGGGTCGGCGAATCGGGCGTCGAGTGGTTCTGGGACGAACTGGTCGAGTACCTCGGTATCGACTTCTACGAGGAGTACGACACCGTTCGGGACGACAGCAAAGGACCCCAGTTCTCGGAGTGGTACGAGGGCGGCGAGTTGAACATCGCCCACAACGTCGTGGACCGCCACGCTCGGCCCGACAGCGAGAATCGCAACAAGGTCGCCACCATCTGGGAAGGCGAAGACGGCGAAGTCCGGGAGATCACCTACCACGAACTCGCTCGCCAGTCGAACAAGGTCGCCAACGCGCTCGAAGAGCGCGGCGTCGAAGCGGGCGACTCGGTGGGGCTCTACATGCCGATGGTCCCGGAGGTCGTCTCGATTCTCTACGGCGCGCTCAAGGTCGGAGCCATCGTCGTGCCCATCTTCTCCGGGTTCGGCGTGGACGCGACCGCGACCCGCATCGAGGACCCCGAGTGTAAGGTGCTGTTCACCGCCGACGGCTTCTACCGCCGAGGAGACGAGGTGTTCCTCAAGGACACCGCCGACGAGGCCATCGACCAAGCGGGCCACGTCGAACACACCATCGTCTACGAGCGACTGGGCTACATCACCAGCGACGAGAAGTCCCTGAAGTGGCGGAGTCGCGACGATTCGTGGGAGGAAGCCGTCGAGACCCAATCGGACGAGTACGACACCGCGTCGATGGACTCGAACGACGAGTCGATGCTCCTGTACTCGTCGGGCACGACTGGCAAGCCGAAGGGCATCGTCCACACCCACGCTGGCGCGCTGATGCAGGCCGCCAAGGAGATTTACTTCGGCTTCGACCACAAGCCCAGCGACCGCTTCTTCTGGGTGAGCGACATCGGGTGGATGATGGGACCGTGGACGCTCATCGGCAACCACGCCCTCGGCGGCACCGTCTTCATGTACGAGGGCGCGCCCGACCACCCCGAACCCGACCGCTTCTGGGAGATGATAGACCGCCACGGTATCTCGACGTTCGGCATCTCGCCGACCGCGATTCGGGCCTTGCGGAAGTACGGCGACGAGTACGTCGAGAAACACGACCTCTCGACGCTCCGCCTGCTGGGTTCGACCGGCGAACCGTGGGACCCCGAGTCGTGGATGTGGTTCTACGAGAAGGTCGGCGGGAGCGAAGCGCCCATCATCAACATCTCCGGCGGCACCGAAATCATGGGCTGTTTCCTGATGCCGATGCCCATCCAGTCGCTCAAGCCCTGCACGCTCGGCGGGCCGGGACTCGGCATGGACATCGACATCGTGGATTCGCAGGGCGAGTCCATCGCCGACACTCACGAGCGGGGTTTCCTCGTCGCCAGAGACTCCTGTCCCTCGATGACCAAGAGCCTCTGGTCGGGCGACGAGCGCTACCTGAACGAGTACTGGTCGTCCTTCGAAGACCCGCCGCTGTGGGACCACGGCGACTGGGCGCAGAAGGACGAGGAGGGCTTCTGGTTCCTCCACGGCCGGGCGGACGACGCCATCAACGTGGCGGGCCGGAAGGTCGGTCCCGCCGAGGTCGAGGGTGCGCTCATCGACCACGACGCCGTGAATCAGGCCGCCGCGGTGGGCGTCCCCGACGACACCACCGGACAGGCCGTGGTCGCCTACGTCATCCTCGAAGACGGCTTCGAGGTCGGCGACGCGCTCCGCGAGGAGTTGCGCGAACAGGTCGGCCAAGAACTCGGCAAGCCGTTCAAGCCCCGCGAGGTGCTGTTCGTCTCCGAGTTCCCCAAGACTCAGAGCGGGAAAATCATCCGGCGGGCCATCGAGGCGACCTACACCGGCGAGGAGTTGGGCGACATGTCCTCCATCGAGAACCCCGAGGCGCTGGACGAACTGGCGGACGCGGAGTAG
- a CDS encoding CPBP family intramembrane glutamic endopeptidase produces the protein MPPAPQYPSFAAVTMLVLGLLVMLARASQAMFEGEEGTASKSDEAASDGAASDEAVPDETDAGSDPRSAQSTQSAVPATGAARIEDHRDTGPTRAERRARDALGEEDADQNPWHDEERDADSPWGENESEVDARRARADFEFSTGALLTNVALSQGLFGVAILGAAWLADVPPVALGVEVGDPWSVGLPAVGLGIVVGVALYVANELSSVLLDATGVEYSEGLREALAPDTLRGWVVLLGVVLPVIAGFEELLFRAALVGAFAAGFGVSPWILALFSTVAFAIGHGAQGPGGVVVTGLLGFALAAAFVLSGSLLVVVVAHYLVNALEFVVHEGLGIEWA, from the coding sequence ATGCCGCCAGCGCCGCAGTACCCGTCGTTCGCCGCGGTCACGATGCTCGTCCTCGGACTGCTCGTCATGCTCGCGCGGGCCTCCCAAGCGATGTTCGAGGGCGAGGAGGGCACGGCGTCGAAATCGGACGAGGCCGCCTCTGACGGGGCCGCCTCCGACGAGGCCGTCCCGGACGAGACGGACGCCGGTTCCGACCCGCGGTCGGCGCAATCGACCCAATCGGCGGTCCCGGCGACCGGCGCGGCCCGAATCGAGGACCACCGCGACACCGGCCCGACGAGGGCCGAGCGCCGCGCCCGCGACGCTCTCGGCGAGGAGGACGCCGACCAGAATCCGTGGCACGACGAGGAGCGCGACGCCGACTCGCCGTGGGGCGAAAACGAGTCGGAGGTAGACGCCCGGCGAGCGCGGGCCGACTTCGAGTTCTCGACGGGCGCGCTACTGACGAACGTCGCGCTGAGTCAAGGGCTGTTCGGCGTGGCCATCCTCGGCGCGGCGTGGTTGGCCGACGTGCCGCCGGTCGCGCTCGGCGTCGAAGTCGGCGACCCGTGGAGCGTCGGCCTGCCAGCGGTCGGTCTCGGCATCGTCGTCGGCGTCGCGCTCTACGTCGCCAACGAGCTTTCGTCGGTTCTCCTCGACGCGACGGGCGTCGAGTACTCCGAGGGCCTGCGCGAGGCGCTCGCCCCCGACACGCTCCGCGGGTGGGTCGTCCTGTTGGGGGTCGTCCTCCCCGTCATCGCGGGGTTCGAGGAGCTACTGTTCAGGGCGGCGCTGGTCGGCGCGTTCGCCGCCGGGTTCGGCGTCTCGCCGTGGATTCTCGCGCTCTTCTCGACCGTCGCGTTCGCCATCGGCCACGGCGCGCAGGGACCCGGCGGCGTCGTCGTGACCGGCCTGCTGGGGTTCGCGCTGGCCGCCGCGTTCGTGCTGTCGGGGAGCCTGCTGGTCGTGGTCGTCGCCCACTACCTCGTCAACGCCTTGGAGTTCGTCGTCCACGAGGGACTGGGAATCGAGTGGGCCTGA
- a CDS encoding type 1 glutamine amidotransferase domain-containing protein gives MSETDQRPLDGLTVGVFVAPEGTEEIEFAESKQAVADAGASVEVLSSDSGEAKTVDDDLEWSESHEVDATFADVSADDYDALVIPGGTVGADTLRANDEAVELVGDLLADDKPIASICHGPWVLVEADAVERTLTSYPSLRTDVRNAGGEWVDEEVVADDGLVTSRKPDDLAAFTDELVETFAAESP, from the coding sequence ATGAGCGAGACCGACCAGCGACCGCTCGACGGACTGACCGTCGGCGTGTTCGTGGCACCGGAAGGCACAGAGGAAATCGAGTTCGCCGAATCGAAGCAGGCCGTCGCCGACGCGGGGGCCAGCGTCGAGGTCCTCAGTAGCGACTCCGGCGAGGCGAAGACGGTGGACGACGACCTCGAATGGTCCGAGTCCCACGAGGTAGACGCGACGTTCGCGGATGTCTCGGCCGACGACTACGACGCGCTCGTGATTCCCGGCGGAACCGTGGGCGCGGACACCCTCCGCGCGAACGACGAGGCGGTGGAACTCGTCGGGGACCTCCTCGCGGACGACAAGCCCATCGCTAGCATCTGTCACGGGCCGTGGGTGCTGGTCGAAGCCGACGCCGTCGAGCGGACGCTGACCTCCTACCCGAGCCTCCGAACCGACGTGCGCAACGCGGGCGGCGAGTGGGTGGACGAGGAGGTCGTCGCTGACGACGGACTGGTGACGAGTCGCAAGCCCGACGACCTCGCGGCGTTCACCGACGAACTGGTCGAGACGTTCGCGGCCGAGTCGCCGTAA